gctagagagggccatccgcgactcgagggtggagactacgggaaccatcttctataagtcaacccagatcctggcatacgctgatgatatagacatcattggtctgcggctctcctatgtagcagaagcctaccaattGATTGatcaggcggcagagagcctcggattgcagataaacgaggcaaagaccaaactgatggtggcaacatcagcggacctaccaataaataatccgaatctacgtaggtgtgacgtacagataggtgaacgcacttttgaagtcgtcccacaattcacctatcttgggtcaaaggtcagcaacgacaacagcatggaagctgagttgcgcgcaaggatgctggctgccaaccggtcattctacagcctgaaaaagcagtttacctcaaagaacctgtcgcgacggacgaagctgggactatatagtacctatatagtaccagtactcacatacgcctctgagacatggacactgtccaaatctgacgaaaccctcttagccgcgttcgagaggaagatgctcagaaggatacttggccccgtatgtgtggaaggacaatggaggagccgctataatgacgagctatacgagatgtacggcgacctcactgtcgtacagcgtataaagctcgccaggctccggtgggctggcattgttatacgcatggaaacggacgacccagcccgtaaagtctttttaggccgtccacaaggacagaggaggcgtggtaggcccaaattgaggtggcaagatggcgtggaggcgtccgccattaaggccgggataacggactggcagacgaaggcgcgagaccgtgagcggtttcggacactcctgaggcaggccaagaccgcaaagcggttgtagtgccggataagtaagtaagtaatcaATACACGTTAAAATACTAGACCGCACCAGCTGAACCGAGCGCCCCtaccgagagctcctgctcgatcggccttTATGCACATTCTGCCTGCCGTGCCTAGCTACCATGGCGAATTCAGTGGTCGGCACATCTGTCCACAACAGGTACAGTTCCAGGAACGGAATAAATTCGGGGGCTATTTCTGGATTGGTATATCCATATCAGTTCCAGGCTCGGTATGGATTCAGtatcggttccaggaccggtatgggttcagtatcggttccaggaccgatatgatttcatgttttttttccagaaCCGGTATGGCTCCAACTTCAACTCCAGCAGCGGTATGGGTTCATCATCATCCGTTCCAAGACCGATATGGCATTATGATCTATTCTAggatcggtatgggttcagttTCAACTCCAACACCGGTATGAGTTCATCGAATCGAATCTATAACTATAATAAAAAAGCCCATGCTACATAAGGCgacgctctagcagcaatcgaacacgacatccgacacgaacaaacccatataatcatatggaggtgcactgtcagacacaaacaaacaaacaaacaagacaaacatgtcaaatcccatacctttttcatgttcgatgtcgtgttcgattgatgctagagcgccgggtaaagCTAGGAAAATCGTTGGGTGCAACCGAGCCAAACCGAGAAAATGACGCCGTTCTTTCtgaatataaaaacaaacttcGCAAAAAGCTGCAAAAAATCCGCTAATTTTTCAGTTTTGTTaagttttcattttaatgCCTCGAGTGTTATTACATGGTTTGTCGttggtgtttgtgtctgtgaatgtgtgtgtatgtggactCTGTATCTTTGTTGTGTGAAGGAAGAATTCTTCTGCCTTTCGTCCATCGTAGAAAATCGACGGAGATGTATATCCTAATGTTAATATAACATTCTTCTCGGCATGTTCTTAACGAAGAATCTTATCAAATGCAATTTTTTGTCTGGTTTAGTCACTACCTGTTTCTCCATAGTTTTGGAATTTTCGTTTTAACATGGAATTCATACACCATCATACTGTGTTTGTTGCTTCTGTCCTAGTAGTCCGATCTTCCCCTACTGATGGATAACCAATTTGCTCGATTTTTTCGGCAGCGCTTCAGTGTTAATTACTCTTGTGGAGCTTACCTCTTATTTTGTTAAGCTTTCAAATTAACTAAGGAAGAAAGAGCGATAGTAGGGAAGGTCGCGAAAACGAATGAATGCAAACATAACTATTGCAAAAATGTAGAGATCTTGAATAGCGGGCCTATCAGATGTTCAGACGTTTTGTGTAATTTATCTATATCGCTTCATCTAACATATTACAGTTTCCTTCATAAAATATAGTATATTACAGTCTCTTTGCGATGTTTTATATTACTATTATGCATAAGCTATCTCTTCTAttcttttgaatttttatgttgcttcacttatgatttttttaggcTTCACGGGCGTTCGTTACATGATGTTTCTAGTCGATAACGCTTGAAAACCTATGAAACTGAAACATTACTGTATTGTTTTGATGGTGATTTGGACTTAGAATATTTTTGTAGTTTGTTATGGTATTAATTCACTTTGTTGCTTTTCCTTCCCCGCAGATTTAACGATCTAGGGCAGACACTGTTGACGATCGTGTTGTTTAAAAGCCCGCTCTTCTCACGCTTATAGCTCGTCCTTTGTCGGTTTATCTtccttttcctcttcttctggTTGCTGTTtggtgaaaagaaaaattcgGTTACATTAGTGTTACATGCCGGTAGCATAAAGCACTTGCAGTCCAAACGTACCTCATCCTTTTCGCCTTCCAGGAATTTAACGAAACCCTCCAGCGTACGCTCGCCCTTAAACTCCACCTTCTCGTTGTCGCCCTTTCGGTACAGGTAAATAGTTGGGAAGGAAGAAATCTTAGTATGCTCCAACTCGTTTGCAGTTGCGTCAATCTTAGCAATGACTACACTGTCACTGTCCTTGTATTTCTCTCCGAGCTTGTCATAGATCGGCACCAGCTGTTTGCAGTGGCCGCACCACGGAGCGTAGAATTCTACCAACACGTCCTTGGTTTTATCGAACGCAACCTCATCAAATTTGGTGGCAACAAGCACCTTCACTGGCTCTTTGTCCCAATCTTCGGGCAAGTCCTGTGACAGCAGGTGCTGCTTCACCTTGCCATCCAAGAACGACTGCACAAACTCAAGAATCTTGTCTGCTGATAGGTCATTCGTTTCGGGCTTGTACTTGGCCATGTCTTCCTCCAAGCGAATGATGCGGAGCGAAGGGACTTCGTCTTTCTTCATGCCGAAGAATTCTAGGATGCGGGTATGGTCCTCCTGATCGGCATCGATAGTAACGAACAAGATTTGTTCACGGAACTTCTTTGCAACTTCCTTGGCCGGTTCGACGAATTCCTTGAGGTGTCCAGCCTCCTTCGAGATGAAGAACAGAAGGTGGCTCTTGATTTCTCCACCGAAGATCTTTTGGGCCGTTTCATGGCTAAAGTCAACAATCAAAGGCAGGGCCTGAGCGGTGACAAACTTCTTCAGAGCCTCCTCAGTAGCTTCTCCTTCAAATACAGCCTTTCCTTCGTCGAAATGTTTAAACAGGATCACAGAGCCACACTTGGCTTCGTACTTGGCGTACACTTCCTCACTGCTGGTCACACCGAACGGATAGTCGTCAACAGCGACCGCCGTGGACATGAATGCCTTGGCTTCCTTTGAATCACGATCCTTGAAGAAACCAACCACAGCTACATTATTTTCCTTCAGGAATTCTTCAGCTGCCTCAACAGTTTCGAGCTCCTTCGCGGCCGGGCCAGTCTTCTTCTCCAGCCACGATACAATCGTGTCTTGTTCGCGTCCACCAGTATAATCGACCTGGGATCCACTGCGGAAAAATTTCAGAGTGGGGTATCCACGAATTCCATACTTCTCAGCAAGTTCCGGCTCAACCGTGGCGTCCACTTTGGCaagtttgatgtttgattcCTTGTCCGCGAGCACCTTGGCAGCTTTAGCGTATTCGGGAGCCAGAGCCTTGCAATGTCCGCACCATGGAGCGTCTGTAAAATATGTTTACGTTTATATTATTGGTATCagcaataaaatgcaaataataCAATACAAATTGTGAGTACAATTATCCGTGTAATTTATTCATAGTTCTGAAGACAAGCGGTTCACATTATCATCAAATTGATGAGTATAATCTGTAtggtaaattatattttagcgAAACCACCGATCCCCCTTGCTCTTTCCCCTTTCACTCTGAACAAGATTATATGTCTTTTCATGCATAGTCAATTACAATCATTGGCAGTGTGTAATGAAGATAACAAAGGTTTCAATCCACAGATGGTTGCTGTGCTTTCCTATACATGTCTTATTGGTTTGATATCTGTGCATTACCAACTATAGAACAGAGCATATTTTTACATCTGTATGTTAAGTACATTCATTTTTACTTTGACATCAAGGCAACAGAATAAGTGAACAAAAGACCCTAGAATAGTAGATAGgacatttttgcttcattttgagAGGTTTTGAATAATTATTAAATCGAGTAAAACATTATGGATTTCCATATTATCGTATATTATACAACATTACTTAAAAAAAGTGCATGATACATATAGTGTTAGCAACAAAAGCAGCCGACGAAAACAGCATATATTGGAGCCACAAAAGGCCAAAGAAAACATTCAACATGACCCTGAACTTGAACTGAAAAATGCGCTGATCGAATCTAGAAGGTCCATCTATAATCGGCTGTTACTGACTAGAGGTCAGTTGACTCTTTTAAATCATATTTCTTGTACTTTTTGAAACAGTTTCCACGTAACCGGTACCGTATAGGGGTCGATGACCGGACACATAAACGACAGCGTTTTCGTCGTGTATAGGCAAGTAACTGTAAAAAGGCTGCGAGTTTCATCTCGATacaaacacacgtacacattcGATGAAGAAAACACTATAAGATGCGAAAGCGGCGTGGCGATGCGGGATAGACCCTAGCCACTGACGCGTACAACATTCATGGAGAATATGTGTTGGTTTCTACAGTGTTGCCTCACCAATCGACACGTCACGGCTGCTGAGCAGCTTATTAGAAAAACCGGTTTACTGACGCACCTTAGTCTTCGTAGCTCCCGATGGTGCATGTATTCTCTACCTTATTTTGTCAATTTTCCTAATGGACGTTATGGAAAATATGTGTTCAAGAAACTACTAATGTGTATACACGTACGGCAATATCACGTCCGGCTTGCTAATTACTCGTATCAATTTTACAGCCGAAAAAATAGCTTTTTGTGTGGCGGAAATTCACAAAGAACGAGCGAATTTATCGTATTGTTTAGATACTTGTAACTGATATGAGAGCTACGAAGCTACACCGCAGCCCAATTGCTCCGCAACATTACACATTGAGACATTTGATAAGAAACTATATATGGTATTGCTGTGCAAGGGGCGGGCTTTAAGGAGACTGTTCGAAATTTACACCTTGGACCTACTGTTCCTACTAGGTTtgccacagcaaaaaaaaacaagactgAAGAATACATGCTTTGTATGTCACttgtatgttttgctttcggccACGTTGGTGCTCTTCCTAGGGAACACACCCCAAACACTTCTCTTGTGATTCGTAAGATAAACAAGGTGAAAAAATACTCTGGCaaagcagcaacacacacatggaAACACAAACATTTGTGTAAACACAGAGAAAAATCTGTAtcatctttttgttttttacgtGTCTTTCAGTCCTCTTAGCATCGCACTGTGTTTGCACAGAAGTAGACTGCACAAAATGTGCCAAGCTTGTACGGGAACCTAATACACAAATTGGAGCGGTTTGATATGTACCTGATAAGAGAACGGGAAAGCGTATTATCGACGTGGCCTGCTGCAATCGACTTTTTAAATAATCGGAACACGTAAGCGGATTCGCAAGACGATGATCCCGCTTAACGTACACGTAATCGTAAAGGTCAATGATGAAATTCTTCGCCAACGTTTGGATAAACCAAGTGTAGGAGGAAAGTAAGAAAATCACATGTACGTATATATAGCACGTTTGTCACATGTATTTGAGTATGAAAATACTCAAACCTTTATTGTGAACTAGTAACATTATTCGTATATAGTTGAAAAATACATCACAAAACCGTATGGACTTAACCGAACGACGTCCATAATAATGTTTAGTTTCTTAAAGATTTTGAAGCCATGAACAGCTATGTCCGACCAGCGCATATCTTCTACTAGTAGTTTGAAGCAGCTAGTTTGAAAGTACGCATACAAATTCATTTAGTTGCCGGCCGGCTACTTAAGAAACCGGTTGAAATCATCAATTTTGCCCACCAATCCCAGCATAGTGAGTTGCTGCTTGCTAGGCATTTCCGCGATCAACGGGTGAAACGAGGGAAACAAGAAACTTCCACGTATACAAATCTTTCAACGAGACATGACCACTGGCCGTCTCGGTTCCACTAACAGACGAGCAGGCGCGTTCATGCTCCTACATGGACTGTTCCTTTCTTTGTTTCGTTATCGTTGAGAACTGATTGtccgaaagagagagagcaactCCTTCAAGAACCACAGATAACATACTCCAACAGGCAGAATGTAGCGTTTAGGAACATACCGAAACATAGCCCTTGGAGAAATGTGGCTAAACTGACTGACATTGCGTTTATTGGCCGGGTAAAACCGCACGCAATTGTTGGCGTAATTATGCTAAAAAATTATGCTGCATTTATGCATTTCCATAACATAAGTAGTATAAGTTTGCCTTAATGGAAGGAAATACTTGCAATCCTTTAAATCCCAATTCGAACAACTTAAACTGCATTCCTTATAATAAACTGTACAATTGAGGTCAGTTGCTGCCTGTCCGATTTTTGCACTGATTTTTGCTCTGTTCAATCCACTTCAGGAATAATCGGCCAGAGAGTGGAACTTTTGCAATCAATGCGATGTAATAACGATTTATAAtcgaaaaatataaaaactaCCCGACTACATATCGTTTGTACTGCTAAACAATCTAGTAAACGGCTTCGCACTGACATCAGACAGGATCCCATATTGAAACTCCgatcccccctccctccctaccccgcaaaaaaggaaaaataaatctacAGGTACTTACAGAATTCCACGAGCACAAATTCGTTGTCGGCGATGACCGAATCGAAATTGTCCTTAGTCAGTACCAGCACTCCATCTTCCGTCTTGACCTCTTCCGCTGCAAGCGCCACGGTGGCGAATGCAAGCACCAGCCCGAATGCCGACAGCAATCTCATTTTTACTCGATGGGGTAGGAAAACTGGAAAATGCACCTTTCGTTGATTCAAGGGACAGGGAACACAGGAAAACTGCACGCACGTTGGCGACAATGAAAGGACAAAAGTTAAAGTACCGTTAGCCTCGCATATAACCGAACTGCGGGGCACCACTGTCTCGAGCGTCGGATCGACCGAACCGGCAGACGAAAAGTTGATCAATGGAAGCTCGAAGGAGAACGGAAGCGCTTTAAGCCACTGTCGCCATGGAAGTGTTGCTGGAATCTGTGGTATACGTGGGACGCTGGGTGCTGGGGTACAGGTGGGAACCGTTTGTCAATACGGTCAGCGACAGAATCTGAGGCACGTTGGGGTCGAACGGAGAAATGGCGAAAAATCCAATAAAAATCGTACTTACGCTCACTGGATCACTTGAATTCACGAAAAAACGAAcaattgtatatttttttatcctcTGACGTGGCCACAAACCGACGGATGGCTGCACGCACACAATCGCAACGCACAATCCACTGAACTGGAATTCTATCGCAAACGTCATCGCAGTGGCACTGCGGCTCAAAATCCAAGGTTATTGAATGTGTCACAATTGATTGTGTCAGCTCactttgtttacaaaacacGTGCTTTGCGATTTGTGAGCCGGCTGCATTCCTTGCTAAACTTTTATTGGCAAGAAACATACGAAACTTACAACGGCGCAAAATATGGAAGTAGAACATGATGCCGCTATCGCTGAGGAATCTCCAAAAGAAGAGGTGCCTAATAAGCATGACGATAAAAGTGAAATGAAAGGAGAAGAGTACGCGTATCTGGATGCCACCGGCTTCACCTCCGAGTTGTTCAAAATCGAACTTCGAGGCCTTCCCAAGTATTACGGAATTGGTGTAAGTAAAATGGAATCATTTCATGTTAAGCCCTGAAGCTTCCTTAGTTATGTCAATTATATTATTTGCAGGAGCTCAAGAAGCTGTTAAACGTGAAGATGAAGCTTTCTACGAATAAGATAAAAATTATGAAACCTGGTAGCCCTTTCATATTCATTTGCTTTCGCAATCAGGAAGATCGTGAAGCAGCCATCAAAGCGCTTGATGGGTAcaaatggaaaggaaaatcgCTGTCTGCCTTTGAAGCTAAGCCTGCTCCCGATCCACTGATCCGTAGGCGCAAGGAAGCATCGACTGCGGAAGGAGAACCTTTAAATATAAAGCGACGCACGGTGGAAGCATCAGCAACGTCGCTTGCATACCTCCCGTATGATGAACAATTGAAGCAGAAACAATCGGAGATGGAAAATGTGTTGCAAAAGTTTGGTAAAGAGCTCTGGTCCTCCATTCCAACGCTACGAACTTTTGTAGAAAAACAGCGTCTTTTACACGGCGGCCTTCCTTGCGCGTTTGAACCGATTCGCCCGTCCCCAATGCAAGACGGTTATCGCAATAAGTGTGAGTTTTCTATCGGAAAGGATGCTTTAGGTGTGAAACGTGTGGGCTTTCGAGTAGGCAGCTACTCGAATGGATTTCTAGAAGTTGAATCGATAGCGCACCTTAAGCACATACCAGAATGCATGAAACAAACAGTCGTACTCTTTGAACAGTTTGTTCAAAGCTCTCCATTCGATGTGTATAGTGCCGAGACGTATCAGGGCCACTTTCGGCAACTGACCGTGCGTATGTCGCACGCTACCGGCCAGGTAATGGTAGTGGTTGGTGTGCATCTACAGTCATTGTCAGAGGAAGAGAAGCAAACCATGAAGTCTTCAATTGTCGAGTGCTTAACATCGGAACCGGGCAAACAAGCGGGCATCAGTTCGATACACTTCGAAGTGATTCAAAAACGGCAGCAAGGACAGTACACAAATCCTATAGAACATTTGTATGGGGACACACACATCGAGGACACAATTTTAGGTCTCACATTTCGTATCAGTCCTGCGGCGTTCTTTCAAATCAACACTCCTGCGGCCGAGGTGCTTTATCAGTGTGCAATCGATGTTGCTGCTCCAAGCAAAAGTACAAGCATTCTCGATATTTGCTGTGGCACAGGGACGATTGGGCTCTGCTTTGCCCGCCATTGCAAACAAGTTCTTGGTGTCGATATCGTGGAACAAGCCATTGAAGATGCGAAACACAATGCCCAAAAGAACGGTATAGCGAATTGTAGTTTTTTTGCTGGAAATTCCGATGATTTAATCATGTCGTTGATAAGGCATGCTAACATTATGCCGGATCAGCACGAATCTTTGATAGCGATCGTCGATCCGCCAAGAGCTGGACTTCGTAAGTAATGCTAAAAAAGTTGTTAGAACGGTTCAGTTTGATTCTTTACTTCTCTTCTTTCAGACATTCGCTCTATTACACAATTGAGAAATGCCCGGGGACTCGATAAGCTGGTGTACGTGTCGTGCTCTCCCCAAAGCGCTATTAAAAATTGGGTTGACTTAATGCGTCCCTGCTCCAAGCAACTTCGCGGGGAACCATTCGTGGCGAAAAAAGCAATGGCTGTTGATTTATTTCCACATACTCCACACACGGAATTGGTCGTACTGTTCGAACGTgagaagaaaagcaaacagGAACTCGTGGTAGATTCACAAAATATTTGCACCGATAAACCTGTTGATCCACAGCCGGagacataaaacaaaaagattaaTATAACCATGGGGAAACCAAAAGGCCTAATGGTACACGTGCCGATTCCTTCGAAGGTTTGACGCGAATCAATCCCCATCTGGTCATTTCCCTCTGTATCAAGGACTTAGCTATCATCTGGTTACGTAATATAATCAAGTCGATGTAGTAAACCTTCTATAACGTCCTAACACCAAGCTAATGAAGAGGAATAATTCTATTGTTTATTCTATTGAAGCGGAAACCATGTTTATTACAGACTaaaatacatttatgctaTACTACATAAGATTCGTTGGCATTTTAATGTTGTGACGTGTACCGATGACGCAGTTGCACTAGGGTCAGAGGTATCGTGTTGCGCTTCGATCTAAATCGCTCATCCATTATACTGTATGAATGGCGAATTCCCACGATTCGTTTCAAACGCCCTTCGAAGTAACGGAAATCCCATCTACTGGAAAAGGTATGCGGGTTAGCCTAGGTGTGAGGGTTTGTGTAAGATTAGTGAACAGCTACATCTACAAGCAGAAT
This genomic interval from Anopheles merus strain MAF chromosome 3L, AmerM5.1, whole genome shotgun sequence contains the following:
- the LOC121598782 gene encoding protein disulfide-isomerase; amino-acid sequence: MRLLSAFGLVLAFATVALAAEEVKTEDGVLVLTKDNFDSVIADNEFVLVEFYAPWCGHCKALAPEYAKAAKVLADKESNIKLAKVDATVEPELAEKYGIRGYPTLKFFRSGSQVDYTGGREQDTIVSWLEKKTGPAAKELETVEAAEEFLKENNVAVVGFFKDRDSKEAKAFMSTAVAVDDYPFGVTSSEEVYAKYEAKCGSVILFKHFDEGKAVFEGEATEEALKKFVTAQALPLIVDFSHETAQKIFGGEIKSHLLFFISKEAGHLKEFVEPAKEVAKKFREQILFVTIDADQEDHTRILEFFGMKKDEVPSLRIIRLEEDMAKYKPETNDLSADKILEFVQSFLDGKVKQHLLSQDLPEDWDKEPVKVLVATKFDEVAFDKTKDVLVEFYAPWCGHCKQLVPIYDKLGEKYKDSDSVVIAKIDATANELEHTKISSFPTIYLYRKGDNEKVEFKGERTLEGFVKFLEGEKDEQPEEEEKEDKPTKDEL
- the LOC121598781 gene encoding tRNA (uracil-5-)-methyltransferase homolog A isoform X1 translates to MEVEHDAAIAEESPKEEVPNKHDDKSEMKGEEYAYLDATGFTSELFKIELRGLPKYYGIGELKKLLNVKMKLSTNKIKIMKPGSPFIFICFRNQEDREAAIKALDGYKWKGKSLSAFEAKPAPDPLIRRRKEASTAEGEPLNIKRRTVEASATSLAYLPYDEQLKQKQSEMENVLQKFGKELWSSIPTLRTFVEKQRLLHGGLPCAFEPIRPSPMQDGYRNKCEFSIGKDALGVKRVGFRVGSYSNGFLEVESIAHLKHIPECMKQTVVLFEQFVQSSPFDVYSAETYQGHFRQLTVRMSHATGQVMVVVGVHLQSLSEEEKQTMKSSIVECLTSEPGKQAGISSIHFEVIQKRQQGQYTNPIEHLYGDTHIEDTILGLTFRISPAAFFQINTPAAEVLYQCAIDVAAPSKSTSILDICCGTGTIGLCFARHCKQVLGVDIVEQAIEDAKHNAQKNGIANCSFFAGNSDDLIMSLIRHANIMPDQHESLIAIVDPPRAGLHIRSITQLRNARGLDKLVYVSCSPQSAIKNWVDLMRPCSKQLRGEPFVAKKAMAVDLFPHTPHTELVVLFEREKKSKQELVVDSQNICTDKPVDPQPET
- the LOC121598781 gene encoding tRNA (uracil-5-)-methyltransferase homolog A isoform X2, with amino-acid sequence MEVEHDAAIAEESPKEEVPNKHDDKSEMKGEEYAYLDATGFTSELFKIELRGLPKYYGIGEDREAAIKALDGYKWKGKSLSAFEAKPAPDPLIRRRKEASTAEGEPLNIKRRTVEASATSLAYLPYDEQLKQKQSEMENVLQKFGKELWSSIPTLRTFVEKQRLLHGGLPCAFEPIRPSPMQDGYRNKCEFSIGKDALGVKRVGFRVGSYSNGFLEVESIAHLKHIPECMKQTVVLFEQFVQSSPFDVYSAETYQGHFRQLTVRMSHATGQVMVVVGVHLQSLSEEEKQTMKSSIVECLTSEPGKQAGISSIHFEVIQKRQQGQYTNPIEHLYGDTHIEDTILGLTFRISPAAFFQINTPAAEVLYQCAIDVAAPSKSTSILDICCGTGTIGLCFARHCKQVLGVDIVEQAIEDAKHNAQKNGIANCSFFAGNSDDLIMSLIRHANIMPDQHESLIAIVDPPRAGLHIRSITQLRNARGLDKLVYVSCSPQSAIKNWVDLMRPCSKQLRGEPFVAKKAMAVDLFPHTPHTELVVLFEREKKSKQELVVDSQNICTDKPVDPQPET